The sequence GTTAAATAGTCATTCAAGATTGCATGGAGCATGTCTGATTACTAGCTTGTAGTTTGGAAGTGGTTCTTTACACTTCTGCTTGCTTTATGTGCAGTTTCTAGTCCTGCCAAATCAGGAACTCCAACCACGCGCGGTCGAGTGATTTTTTTGTCTTATTCACCATggtcaaatatttttttgataacactATGGTCAATTAGAATAGTAGCAGACTGACTAGTAGCATCTGAtttttgatcaagtttattttGTAAGgagaatgaattttttactaaaatttccaaaatatccctatatatttaatttttaattttaaaatgtgggtctaatagtaatattctcataaaataattccattccattcccttcatgttactcccaaacaagattacttacattccattcatttttattcatttctattcctttattataaaacattcaatcaaggttacttaatttcattccattcaattcttttcccttacttaaatacattacatttcattcatttctatttctttatgAACTCCCAGACGAAACCTTACCAAACACATATTTCAGCATGGAGCGTACCTGTTTgggtgtttaaacaacaaacaaCATTGCTGAAGATGGGCTACCAGACGGGCTGAGAAAGTATAAGGTTTTTCAGGGCGAAAATATCAAATTAACTACAgtttccaaacaatataattagttgTTACGgtttataaactatattttttactagtatCTCGAGTCTAAGatactcgattttgggcttaaaaattgactttttaagGGTCGATTTTCACatctgatgtgacatttttttcacGTAGAGCCTACCTGAAAATTGAGtatctaagactcgatttacaagccaaaattttttttctcttagtCTCTTAACATCCATTCCCAGAAATGcacaacaaccaccaaaacTCACCATTTTGCAAAACTTagcgcacaaaaaaaaaaaaaaaaaaaaaaccaacgcAAGCAAGCTCAGATCCGGCGTGCGGCGGCTTGGGTCACGCGACCTGGGCGCGCCTTGGCCTGGGTCGGGCGGCCTGGGAGCGCGGCGGCCTAGGCGCGCGGCAGCCTGGGCGCGCCGCTGCCTGGGTCGCGCGGCCTGGGAGCGCCAGATCCGATCAGAGTAGGTGGCCGTGGATCGGGTTCAGCCGTGGATTGCGATCGTCGtcggtgagttttttttttttttttttttctctatctttcttctctGGTGGCGGATCCGATCTGTTTGGGTTTGGTGTTGTTGGATtttaggtggtggtggtggtggtggtggctgctGTGCtgtggttgtgttttttttttttttttttccggtctGTTTGGGTTTGGCGTTGTTGGATTTCAGGTGGTGGCTGGTGGCTGCTGTGCTGtgggtgtgtttttttttttttctctatctttcttctGATTTTGATAGGATTCTGGGGATTGTGAAAcattataaatcgagtcttagagactcgattttcaggtaaATGCCATGTGGAAAAAATGCCATATCAGACATGAGCAGATTATGAAAATCGaccctcaaagactcgattttgaaGCTCAAAATCGAGTATTTTAGACttgagatgctagtaaaaaatatagtttataaacCGTAAtaactaattatattgtttggaaacTAAAGCTAATTTGCTATTTTCGCCGTTTTTCAGTATTACCAACTCAACATGTGAATTGGTATTTCCTAACCAATAAAAAACTGACAGTTGGCTTAAAAAATATGTGTTGCATAGCAGTTATGTGTTGCATAGTTTCTTGGTCTTTTAGTTTGCCCCGcttctttctccctcttttcacctctgaatttaaaaaaaaaaaaaaacctaatttctTCTCTTCCTCCCTCTGAGACTGAAAATTGCAATTCATATATTTCTCTCTTACTCTACACTTGGAATGCGTCGTCAGTCATCACTGACCGACCTTGTCCTCCGCTTAGTAACGGCAGCTTCTTGTTAGGTCTCCGTGGACAATACGGTTCTGATTTAACCAGTGGATCTCCTCTAGTGGTCCGGCCCTCAACAACTTTCAATTGCCGGACCGGATACTTCGGCAGAAAGCCAGTGCCGATTGCAGACACTTTATTttaggattttgggtttgattatcATACATACATTTACTCCTACTAATAACACAGAGGGGAAAGAGACGAAATTCAAGCATTGCTTTACGAAGTGTCCCGTTTTGTTCAAGGTTAGCATTCAAATTCTTCAATCTAATATTCTGATTTTGATCTTGATATTTATCGGCTATATTCTCATCTTCGGTATTTTCGATTGAAggttatttttaaaacaattgaaatatCTTATGATTGAACTTTCAGTCATGTGTTAGCTCTTGAATCAGATTACTTATTTTGCATTTGCCACTTCTAATTAGGGTTCCATGatgcaaaaattgaaaaaaaaaaaaaacaatgctaattattttcaatttatttacattaATAGATCACTTTGCtttgcagaaaattaaaaataagaataacCGTTTGGTTGAGATAGAATTTTGCTTGTGAAAATGGCAAGGCGAAGAGCCAAGAAAACGTTTAAGAAAGTGGAGTCGTCAACTGTGAATGATGAAAACGACGTCGTTGAAAATGAGGCCCAATTTGACAAAGAAGGTATGATTTTCTCTTGCCCCTTTGGTTATGTGCTTGCTGGCACAGATTAGGCTTGGAGATGCTAACTCTTAAATTGCACTatatcaaggcattgttcaaaaTCATGTGTTGACTCTATGAAAAGAGCATAATAAGTTTCAACTCAAATTTTTGTGCCGGATCATGTTTGTGGATCAGACCTGCGTGTATTATGTGTAATATGTAATGtagtttttgtgtttggatgaTACATTTTAAACTGTGTTGATGCTATTACTATTTCTTAAAATGATATCCCTGTTAGCCAAGCGTGCTAAATTCATTTGCTTTATTCGAAAATGAAGAAGTTTCCTTtacttttgttctttttggaATGCCATGCTTTTGAATTCATTTTCTCCAGGGAACAATATTGGTATGTCTTGTCTGTCTTCCTTTACTCAGCTAATTagctgtgtgtgtgtttgaatcGTGAAATGATTTTAAGGACACAATTTTTATTGAACTTTTCATCTTATGGTGTGTAATTCATTGGAGTGATTGTAGAATTGTTTCTCAATTTGTTacctttcttttatattttgtctttttttccctttttaaacAGTTGAGCGACAGAGTGGTGCTATTAGGGCTATTCGTGATGTGGAGATTGAGCATTTACTGACTGAATTGCATTTGCTCCGCTCATATTTCAGCAAGGAACAACTACAAACCCCCACAAtgcaatttttcaaagaaaattttccaaaccTTTCAGTTGTAAGAACTGAAGGAAACAAACAATTTGAAGTTCAATGGAATGATAAGGAACGTAAGGTATCCATGAACCATGCTGATGAAAGAGACATACATTCTTCTCTTCTGCGCCAGTTGTCCATGGTTTATCCTGACTGCCCTGCTACTGTTGCATCTTTGGGTGGCTTTGAGTTTTCTAGCAAAGCAGGTATCAacaaatttctaatattttgatgaataaaaattGACATTTGAGTTTTTTATCATTGATTGTATCTCACAAGAGTGCTTGGTTGGTGGCAGTGAAAACAAGCTATCTAGGTGCTGGTAATCTGCAAATAAATGACTTTGTATGTTCTCTAACTTTTTATGTTATTGCAAACAAGGGTTTCTGGATACAACTCTtcctaacaaaaataataaaggatGATCTCAACTTTCATTTGAGTTTGTTTAATTGCATTGAAATGTGCTTTTCTTTTGCACCTCATGCGATTAACTCATTAAAGCATGGTTTGAGCCAAAATCTAAAGACCctttgacacacacacacacacttcagTCCCTTTCTCTTGTTATTCTGATTGAAATTtccattttgtaggttttggaGGAGCCATCAGAAACCCAGATACTTGGGATGCAAGATGGTCTTCAAACTCCTGGGGtttgtctctttttatttatttttcatatttaattttgtatgaAGCTTCAATCTTATTAAAATGTAACCAATCCAATATCTAGGTAAGTTTTAGTTAGGAACCAAATTCTTGCTTCATTTGTTGAAACAAGTAGGAGGGCAAATATGTTTACTGAATTGCATAATTCATCAATATGCTACTATAGTCCAACTTCAGGACCTTGAAGAAGTTTTCAGCTGATGCAAGATAAGTGCCTACAATGACCAGTGCGCCCTAGATGCTCCAATGAATTTGTACATATGGGTAGATGGGCTTGCTTATCCTTTAACAAGCCCGTCTAAGGATAAGCAATGCGCCTGCAATTCATTTGTTAAGGGAGAAAATATAAGGATAAGCAGCTAGTGACTGCAATTGTGTGAGCAATAAAAGCTTGCTAACTTTTAAGTTTGTTAGAAGAGTACATATCAGCTAGGAGTTTTCAAGAGTTttggagagggaaggagagagaggggggggaagggggggaCTTCCCTGATACTGTGAGATTTCTCATGGGAGGTGTTGGATGGTTATCAAATGGGCATGACTTGATGTGACATCTGAATCATTTTTGCAGGTGAGTAGCCAAAGGCTGTCTGTTGGGATGACACCCAAAACATTGAGGCTGCCTAAGCCTGGTGAGATGCTTTTATCTGTACATGGCTCACCCCTTGGAGTCTACAAAGAAGACAATATGGAAGCCATAAATGGTATGAAGAGTATCTATATCTTCTCTTGTTCATGTTGTCAACACTGCATTGAGGGGGCAtgcttgcttcttcttcttcttcttcttcttctttttctttttttattattttattattttattattttttaaagttgcTTGCTATATTCATATTGTTAAGAAAGTGGGATACCAAATTGTGCTGATTTAAATCCTCTACTGTTATGGAGATTTGTTCACCTTTTAAATGTGAATTGAATGGGCTAATTTTATGCATTATAGGGGAACAATGTGTTCTTAAACTTTGATTATTATCTTAGTTTTGTTCTGATGTGTAAATTGAATCAATTGATGTGCAGAGTCTGAAGAGGATTGACTGGCTTCAATTTTACCATCAACGTGGTTCAAATAGATGCAAATACTTGCAGTTTCTAGTCCATTAGAATGTTTCTCTTTCATTGTACCAATGACTATTGTAAGTACTGaaattgttcttatattataatgCACTGTTACTTTTGCAATGTTATTTAAGTTAAGAATATTTAAGCATTTCTTATTCGTATTGTTCTCTGTAATTCTTCTTCATTTGCTCTAATAATCACAACAGAACAATGCTACTCCAATCTGCTGATCATATAACAGGGTCCTCATGAGATTTGTCTGTATTTTGATGTTGAATTAGATTCAAGGTAGCATTTAAGTGGGTTTTCATATTATGTTTGCATGGCTTTGGGTTTATGAGATTCAATATGCTCATGGTCCAATTTTCTGAGAATGTGATGTCTAAAATTCTGAATTCATGTTTACTTTTGGTTTTATTAAGAATTTTTAGATTTCTATAAATGTGATAATTACATGTTCAGCTTATTCTTAAGAATCTTGTGGGACTTATTTATGTTGTTCAAAACTCTATAGTCTAGACAATGAGAAATCATTCAATACAACAGGACTATCACATAAGAGGTGTCTAGTATTCCTCTCACCCAAAAAACTACTGTCATCTGTTTCAAGTCGAGTCAGgccattttaacttttaagagagTGGTCCACCCATAAAAACTTACCCACTCACCCAAACCCACTCAAAACTCAACGATCACAACAACCACCATTTGACCCCATATAGTCGACCAAACAAATACTCGCCCAAATCAAACACCCAGCTCTTCCAATTACATTTTTGCAACTTTCGGGCATGGAAGGCCTTGGATTCCAACTACTTAGAGTTAGTAGCATGGAGTCACCATGtataaatgaattattttcaaATGAATGAGAAAGATTTgctattgaaaattgaaatcaaaagttACCAAgcatttggacttgaaaactcCAGATTGCCCACAAATGCCATTAGTTGAATTTTTGCATAAATGAATCATTCTTGGACTCGGAATGAAATGGGTCAATTGCATTCAAAGCTAATACCATCCTTGTACTTTAAGGCGAGTGTATTTGATCGGTAaattgttgggctttgtggagcctagttgtaTTTAATCCGGTTGACAACTTGACCTAATTcgaataatgttgcgtggtttttaatgggagattttttgAGGTTTAGTCCATGGAGCGGAGGCTTGGGCAGATAAGGGCTACGCTCtcaggaaattttttttggcccgttttgtagcccattgtgaatctTGTGCGTTGGATatagaaaaatgttattttgatgattagggtttttgttgttttttagaGAGTGAAAAATTGTAGCCtctcttttgtatttttttccttgataatagtgaaatctttgtaactccgtggacgtaggcaaattgccgaatTACATAAATATTGTCTCGtgcatgtgattatttttctttggcctgtgttctctatttttgtttctcacaagTTTGAGGATTTCGTGTTAATTTTCCTACATAAACCTTCTATTTGAATGATTAACTCATTGCATATATGTTTatgacaaataaaatttttattagcaTTTCTGTTAAAACTTATCGAAATTAATCACGTGATATGCATTTGTTAGCATTTCTGTTAAAAGTTTTCCAATTTAATCACGTGATATGCACATGATAATCATGATAGTTCAAAACTATCAATGCCTTGACAGAAATCATGTTCACATTTCATGATTAAATTCATTTGGCTTTAATGGAAAATATTAGTAGAATGTTTTACAAATCTAATTTCCAAAGACTTGttcaaattgaaaattcaagAATGATATTAACACTGACATCAAAGTTCAAGTGTGATATTTTAAGTATCctcttaaataaatatatatacccaAGATAGGGTGGGACAAAGTACAACAATATGGACAAAGCTTCATTATAACTctactcaatatttttctattgaatatttttttattggatgtgaattttgacaaatttattattgaataacagtttatttttatatcctTTGTGtgaaatttctagaaaatcaaatatcaataattatgtcatcaattaaatatttaaatttttatagtttaaaattatatattaaaagtaagtttatgaattgaacaataaataacattcgattggcacaaaatttgatatgtatatcaagaacataaagaacatgtaatttaacggctaaattttcaaaatatgtagtcatgttaaattttttagtgaaaattaTAGTCTTTAGCTACAGCCTAACAATAGAATCTAATTATCAAAAGCATCAACTTTACTTAACAATAGAATCATCCAATAGCATCAACATACTCAAGTAAAGACAAATTCAACAAAGTCAATATTAATTTCGTATAGGGAATCAAATATTATGTTTCATgactaaaaattaataaaaatagataaattattattattattattattttaaaatggactttactttgtttttgttaaggCATGGTGAAAGAATGTTGAACTTGAATTCCCAATTCGTGTGAGAGGGTGAATGACTAATGTTGACAAGTGTGAGAGATTCGTTTACAAAAATTGACATCTCATGCCAATGGCAAATCGACCCTTAGTTTTGGGGTCTTATTAATAAGAGTGGGAGagaaagacaacaaaataaacTTAGATGCAAAGACAACTTCACTCTGTTTTTCAtaactataaatttataaatgctttaagccaaaaaaaaaagggtgtttAGCAACCcactaaaaaattgttttatgtgatcttcaagttgaaaataattttaaatatgattataaattcattatttactatttatgttttatgttttataaattcaaaacttgaaaacaacGTTCACCATATTTTGTAAAACACTAAAATTCTACTagtaaaattcaaatcctaattaaataaatcagCACGTGTTCTAACCATCAATGTATAAGGGGTAACATGGCTAAATACcacttatttgaaaaataattagcCAAACACCACTATGTGCAAACTATCTGGTAGAATACCACTATTTTAGAACTTgatattatgaaaattgagttCCACATAGAACTCAATATTTCAAATATCgagtttcatgcatttttttgcCACAGTGGCAAGAGTTGATGAGGCTTtgctcaataaaaaaaatgccacatggAACTTGATATTATGAATATGGAGTTCTGTGTAAAGTAGAACTTGATATTCATAATATCGAGTTCTTtgcaatattatttttaaagtgaAACTCGATCTTAAAGATATTGAGTTCCAATGCAACTTAAACTCAGGAACACAAAAGAATCTGTTCTCACTCTCCATCTCcttcactcactctctctctctctccttaccATGGAACTCAAATCCATCTCTCCACATCTCCTCTCACTAGAAGCCAAAATCCCCCCTTCCCCCACTCTCGCTCAGTCCATAGCTCTCCTTCCATCAAAAGATCCTTAAATCTTGTCTATTTGAGCTCTCACATCTATCTTCTCCTCTCTCTATTTTGAGTAAATTGAAGTTGATTTGTCAAACCTATAAGGTACAATTTTTAACCTAAATTACAGTATTTTCTTTGCTAGTGGGTTTGCTTACCAAGtggattgatttatttttactttttaacatTGATGCTAATATGAAGTTGTAGCCTATTGAATAAAAGAAACCATTGACATGATTTCACTATACTAtggttcaaaaatattttttcatttaatttggATGTATATggttgaaaattaatttttcatttaaattattttattttaatttagatgtatATAACTTAGTTTTATCTTGCTGCAATTTAGATGTATATTGTTTATAATGAAGTTAGTTCAGTATGTCATGTTAAGCAGTAGCCGTGTATCTTATTGAGATGAAAATATCAATGACCATTGATGAAATCATTGTTGTTTCCATTTCAATACGGttactgtaaggacacaatttgcacctaaACCCGAAAACTAAGATTGggaaaggcccaaaaagcccaatacaatgaatttgtaaagaatGGGTTTGAAATATAGGTTCTAGTGATTTTGAATAACAGATAATGGGCTAGATCGCAATATCACACAGAAGAGAtagtttatataacaaaaattgtccttggactcaagccgaggagatTGGATCCTATATTTCTCTTTTCCAAAGACAGGTTACATATATTGATTTTTGTGTctactgtgtttttttttctctcttttccttcgATCCCCCTTCCTGAATGTATTCtcctccttttatatcatctttcttcCCCTCTccatcctccacgtatggattagATTActagtttagatacttgtcccatcagcccatCTTTGAGGTCTTTGGAGGTAGCTATAAGGCTGAAACCTGATATTCAGGCATCATCTCCTCATTAATGCAATCAGATGTTtagttgcagagcatttaatgcggtggtagtagctttcttATCCTGTACACCCACCATGCATATCCTTACTTACAGGACTTCCTAGAACATCGCTTTTGGACTTCAGGCAACC comes from Castanea sativa cultivar Marrone di Chiusa Pesio chromosome 3, ASM4071231v1 and encodes:
- the LOC142627261 gene encoding uncharacterized protein LOC142627261 gives rise to the protein MARRRAKKTFKKVESSTVNDENDVVENEAQFDKEVERQSGAIRAIRDVEIEHLLTELHLLRSYFSKEQLQTPTMQFFKENFPNLSVVRTEGNKQFEVQWNDKERKVSMNHADERDIHSSLLRQLSMVYPDCPATVASLGGFEFSSKAVKTSYLGAGNLQINDFVLEEPSETQILGMQDGLQTPGVSSQRLSVGMTPKTLRLPKPGEMLLSVHGSPLGVYKEDNMEAINESEED